The Brevibacillus brevis genome contains a region encoding:
- the nikC gene encoding nickel transporter permease: MKVEIAPTNQALPPKAAAARPSRWRTFYRKLRKNKLAMVGGCIVIFYIVIALLAPFIAPYDPYEIDLVNKLKPPSAEHWMGTDDKGRDVLSRLLYGTQLSMSVGFVAVFIGAFFGIILGLLSGYYGGWVDTVISRIIDVLLAFPGILLSLAIVSALGPSLFNVMIAVGIFSIPVFARIVRGSTLTVKKLEYIDAIRSLGANDFTIIFKHIFPNILSPIIVQATMRLATAILSAAGLSFLGLGAQPPLPEWGAMLSNGRDFLFTAPHLAMFPGFAIATLVLGFNIFGDGLRDALDPRMKT; encoded by the coding sequence ATGAAGGTTGAGATCGCACCAACCAATCAAGCTCTTCCGCCCAAAGCAGCGGCTGCTCGCCCTAGCAGATGGCGGACTTTTTACAGGAAACTACGAAAAAACAAACTCGCCATGGTAGGCGGCTGTATCGTGATTTTCTACATCGTGATTGCCCTGTTGGCACCATTCATCGCTCCCTACGATCCATATGAAATTGACTTGGTCAACAAGTTGAAGCCACCATCTGCTGAACACTGGATGGGTACCGATGACAAAGGCCGGGATGTACTGAGCCGTCTTTTATACGGAACACAGCTCTCGATGTCCGTCGGATTTGTCGCCGTCTTTATTGGTGCATTTTTCGGAATTATTCTCGGCTTATTATCCGGTTACTACGGAGGCTGGGTAGATACGGTCATCTCCCGTATCATCGACGTTCTGCTCGCCTTCCCCGGAATCCTGCTTTCTCTGGCCATCGTCAGTGCCTTAGGGCCGAGTCTCTTTAACGTTATGATCGCCGTTGGTATCTTCTCGATTCCTGTATTTGCACGGATCGTCCGCGGCTCTACTTTGACCGTGAAAAAACTGGAGTACATCGATGCGATCCGCTCACTCGGTGCCAATGACTTCACGATTATCTTTAAACACATTTTTCCAAACATTTTGTCTCCTATTATCGTACAGGCAACGATGCGCCTAGCTACCGCGATTCTATCCGCTGCTGGCCTTTCGTTCCTCGGACTGGGAGCACAGCCTCCTCTGCCGGAGTGGGGCGCCATGCTCAGCAACGGACGTGACTTCTTGTTTACCGCTCCACATCTGGCCATGTTCCCTGGTTTCGCTATTGCAACTCTTGTTCTCGGCTTCAACATCTTTGGAGACGGCCTTAGGGACGCTCTCGATCCACGAATGAAAACTTAG
- a CDS encoding ABC transporter ATP-binding protein has translation MPFIAETKNVERTFGRGAAAVRALAGVEMRVESGRLLVLKGRSGSGKTTLLNLLGGLDRPTVGSVYFQGREIGQLSDHERTRIRRKNMAFIFQSFGLLPLMSAAENVEFGLRLSGVPAAEWKERVRESLDIVGLSKRVHHRPFEMSGGEQQRCAIARAVANRPTLLLADEPTAELDSKTGMQISGLFRQLVDEGAMSIVMTTHDPGVMEVADDVYELEDGRIKE, from the coding sequence TTGCCGTTCATTGCAGAGACAAAAAACGTAGAACGCACGTTTGGCAGAGGGGCAGCTGCCGTCAGAGCGCTTGCGGGCGTAGAAATGCGTGTAGAATCAGGGCGACTGCTTGTTTTAAAAGGCAGATCAGGATCAGGAAAAACGACTCTATTAAACCTGTTGGGTGGCCTCGATCGTCCGACGGTAGGAAGCGTGTACTTTCAGGGACGAGAAATCGGCCAGCTATCGGATCATGAGCGAACGAGGATCAGGCGAAAGAACATGGCCTTTATCTTCCAGTCGTTTGGCCTGCTTCCGCTGATGTCAGCCGCTGAAAACGTCGAGTTTGGACTCCGGCTGTCAGGGGTGCCTGCTGCAGAATGGAAGGAGCGTGTTCGCGAATCGCTTGATATCGTTGGACTTTCCAAACGGGTGCACCATCGGCCATTTGAGATGTCCGGTGGAGAACAGCAACGCTGTGCGATTGCCAGAGCTGTTGCGAACAGGCCGACATTACTATTGGCGGATGAGCCGACAGCTGAGCTGGATAGTAAAACGGGTATGCAAATCAGCGGCCTGTTTCGCCAGCTGGTCGATGAGGGTGCTATGAGCATTGTCATGACGACACATGATCCCGGTGTAATGGAGGTGGCCGACGATGTCTATGAATTGGAGGACGGTCGTATCAAGGAATAG
- a CDS encoding amidohydrolase produces MKSSPYWIVNARLEIGYEWEEGVVSGTRTELCDLLIEHGKITRIVPSSEILEDGLPKKDAKGLLILPSMAEKHIHLEKTYYGGPWKATTPVKNLFERHAEDRGLLPMYLKQAQTGAEKILSLLVETGVTHVRTHCHVDPQVGLGFLEGMKRAFETYADRVSHEIVAFPHYGMLRTQARDMVREALRQGATHVGGVDPGGVDGDIERSLQTMLELAVEADADIDMHLHDPGHLGVFTMKRLAALTEEAGWQGRVTISHAMGLGDVSQEEAREMAQRLASLGISLASTVPINRPTIPIPLLHQEGVAVMLGNDSLTDNWTPFGSGDLLEKAGRLAERFRLTDERSLGVALGFVTEGRITLDETGNRLWPLVGDEASLMAVEATCSAEAVARRAKRKVVLFQGNRVAGEW; encoded by the coding sequence GTGAAATCTTCTCCTTATTGGATCGTCAACGCTCGATTGGAAATCGGGTATGAGTGGGAAGAAGGCGTGGTCAGTGGAACACGGACAGAGCTGTGCGATTTGCTCATTGAGCATGGGAAAATTACGCGCATTGTCCCTTCTAGTGAAATTTTGGAGGATGGGCTGCCGAAAAAGGACGCGAAGGGCTTACTGATCTTGCCGTCTATGGCCGAGAAGCACATTCATCTGGAAAAAACGTATTACGGCGGCCCATGGAAGGCAACAACTCCCGTAAAAAACTTGTTCGAACGCCACGCTGAGGACAGAGGGCTGTTGCCGATGTATCTCAAGCAGGCGCAGACAGGAGCAGAAAAAATTCTCTCGCTGCTGGTGGAAACAGGGGTTACGCATGTAAGAACGCATTGTCATGTGGACCCACAGGTGGGTCTTGGGTTTTTGGAGGGAATGAAGAGAGCATTTGAGACGTATGCAGACCGTGTCTCCCACGAAATCGTTGCGTTCCCGCATTATGGCATGCTGCGTACACAAGCACGCGACATGGTACGTGAGGCACTGCGTCAAGGCGCCACTCATGTAGGCGGCGTCGATCCGGGTGGAGTAGACGGGGACATCGAGCGTTCCCTGCAAACGATGCTAGAGCTGGCAGTCGAAGCGGATGCCGACATTGACATGCATTTGCATGATCCGGGGCATCTCGGCGTGTTTACGATGAAGCGCCTCGCTGCTCTGACTGAAGAGGCAGGCTGGCAAGGACGTGTCACGATTAGTCACGCGATGGGATTAGGCGATGTTTCGCAGGAAGAAGCCAGAGAGATGGCACAACGACTCGCCTCTCTTGGTATCTCCCTTGCATCGACCGTGCCGATCAATCGCCCGACCATACCGATTCCGTTGCTGCATCAAGAAGGGGTTGCCGTCATGCTCGGCAACGATAGCCTGACAGACAACTGGACACCCTTTGGCAGTGGAGACTTGTTGGAAAAAGCGGGACGACTGGCTGAACGCTTCCGCTTGACGGATGAAAGATCGTTAGGCGTAGCACTTGGCTTCGTGACAGAAGGGCGGATCACTCTCGATGAAACCGGGAATCGCCTGTGGCCATTGGTTGGAGATGAGGCGAGCCTGATGGCAGTCGAAGCGACATGTTCAGCAGAAGCAGTTGCGAGACGTGCGAAGCGCAAGGTCGTTCTTTTCCAAGGCAATCGGGTAGCGGGTGAGTGGTAG
- a CDS encoding ABC transporter ATP-binding protein — protein sequence MMTTQANPTKKPLLEVKNLKQHFPIKGGILGRTVNHVKAVDDISFTIYEGETLSIVGESGCGKSTTGRAILRLDEPTSGTVLFEGQDLLAMSKKQMRDMRKHLQVIFQDPFASLNPRQSVSAILGEALAIQNIVPAHQRRERIIELLGYVGLRPDQIDRFPHEFSGGQRQRIGIARALAMQPKLIICDEAVSALDVSIQAQVLNLLKSLQKQFKLTYLFISHDLGVVRHISDRVMVMYLGKVVEIADKKSLFDNPQHPYTQALLSAIPVPDINKKQERIILRGDVPSPINPPQGCRFHTRCPYAIDRCKTEVPGLTSLHDTHQVACHLVQV from the coding sequence ATGATGACGACACAAGCGAATCCAACGAAAAAACCACTGCTCGAAGTAAAAAATCTCAAGCAGCACTTCCCGATCAAAGGCGGCATTTTAGGCCGTACCGTCAACCATGTAAAAGCCGTAGATGACATCAGCTTCACAATCTATGAAGGAGAAACACTGAGTATTGTAGGCGAATCCGGTTGTGGCAAATCCACTACCGGTCGTGCCATCCTCCGTCTGGATGAACCAACGAGCGGAACGGTATTATTCGAAGGACAAGATCTGCTGGCGATGTCCAAGAAGCAAATGCGCGACATGCGCAAGCATTTGCAGGTCATTTTCCAGGACCCATTCGCTTCGCTCAACCCGCGCCAATCTGTATCCGCTATTCTCGGGGAAGCGTTGGCGATCCAAAATATCGTACCTGCGCATCAACGCCGCGAGCGCATTATCGAGCTGCTCGGCTATGTAGGCTTGCGTCCGGATCAAATTGACCGTTTCCCGCATGAGTTCAGCGGCGGACAACGCCAACGCATCGGAATTGCCCGTGCCCTCGCGATGCAACCGAAGCTGATCATTTGTGACGAAGCCGTATCCGCACTCGACGTATCCATTCAGGCTCAAGTGTTGAATCTCTTGAAATCGTTGCAAAAGCAATTCAAGCTGACGTATTTGTTTATCTCCCATGACCTCGGCGTCGTTCGTCACATCTCGGATCGCGTCATGGTCATGTACCTCGGTAAAGTCGTAGAGATTGCGGATAAAAAGTCCCTGTTTGACAACCCGCAGCATCCTTACACGCAGGCACTCTTGTCTGCAATCCCGGTGCCAGACATAAACAAAAAGCAGGAACGGATCATTCTGCGCGGAGATGTACCTTCTCCCATCAATCCTCCGCAGGGCTGCCGCTTCCATACGCGTTGCCCGTATGCGATTGATCGCTGCAAAACAGAAGTACCTGGCTTGACCAGCCTGCACGATACGCATCAAGTTGCCTGCCACCTTGTCCAAGTCTAA
- a CDS encoding sensor histidine kinase, with protein MISFEGFTLLILLFILAPIIGAIALLFLFIFEKRIDLLENKNLKIELEKELQQALYNQLNQQIQPHFLFNTLNVILSLARLNRTKELVRALEVLSQFLKFKYKSTEPLISLAREITYTEQYLEIQKLRFGDRLRIQLDCADDLLQASIPPFVLQTLVENAFKHGLERKMGEAILDIRLSRKDDDVLLTVMDNGSSGLTAFQNESEIETEQPHEKSGHGLDNIRRRLHLCFGDHAHLELAPISEGGTLVSVRWPCTYEQIDLR; from the coding sequence ATGATAAGCTTCGAAGGTTTCACATTGCTCATTCTGCTGTTTATTTTGGCTCCTATCATAGGAGCTATTGCTTTATTGTTTCTGTTCATTTTCGAGAAGCGGATTGATCTGTTAGAAAACAAGAATCTGAAGATCGAGCTGGAAAAAGAGCTGCAGCAAGCGCTCTACAATCAGTTGAATCAACAGATCCAGCCTCACTTCTTGTTTAATACGCTAAATGTCATTCTCAGTCTGGCGCGACTGAACCGAACGAAGGAACTGGTGAGAGCGCTCGAAGTGCTCTCCCAGTTTCTCAAATTCAAATACAAATCCACAGAGCCGTTGATTTCATTGGCGCGGGAGATTACGTACACGGAGCAATATTTGGAGATTCAAAAGCTGCGTTTCGGCGATCGGCTCAGGATTCAGCTAGATTGTGCAGATGATCTCTTGCAAGCATCCATTCCCCCATTCGTCTTGCAGACGCTCGTGGAAAACGCATTTAAGCATGGATTGGAACGAAAAATGGGCGAAGCTATCTTAGACATCCGCCTAAGCCGAAAAGATGACGATGTCCTGCTTACGGTCATGGACAACGGTTCTTCCGGACTCACAGCATTCCAGAATGAAAGTGAGATCGAAACGGAACAGCCACATGAGAAGAGCGGTCACGGGTTGGACAACATCCGCAGGCGGCTCCACCTTTGTTTTGGTGATCATGCACATCTGGAGCTTGCTCCGATATCTGAGGGAGGAACTCTTGTGTCTGTCAGGTGGCCCTGTACTTATGAACAAATCGATCTGAGGTGA
- a CDS encoding amidohydrolase, which produces MGVTYWLTNVRLETGYRRENGVVTGTEASLYHILVKDGKFARIVPATETLTDGILQKDAKGLLALPSLVEKHVHLDKTLQGEPWRAVIPVSNIFERCEIEKRTLPSLPTTTQERAENLLEILLSYGSTHVRTHVDIYPEVGISNLESVKAALATYADRVTHEIVAFPQHGLLRTDAKALLREALRQGATHVGGVDPANVDGDIEESLHQMMELAVEANAGVDLHLHDPGHLGTYTMKRLAAMTVDAGWQGRVAISHAFALGDIPVQEAEEMATILREAGITIITSVPFSRVIPPVQLLHQNGVDVAVGCDNIFDTWQPYGNGDVLERLWRLAERNRWLDELSLSQSLRFITGGKTTLDANGTQLWPAQGEDASLILVDATCSAEAIARRADRHAVFFKGNLASGQVEEVNV; this is translated from the coding sequence ATGGGCGTTACCTATTGGTTGACCAATGTTCGTTTGGAGACGGGCTACCGTCGGGAAAATGGTGTCGTCACGGGGACAGAGGCATCCTTGTATCACATTTTGGTAAAAGACGGAAAATTCGCGCGTATTGTACCAGCGACAGAGACGCTTACAGACGGTATTTTGCAAAAGGATGCAAAAGGCTTATTGGCACTCCCATCATTAGTAGAGAAGCATGTTCATTTGGACAAGACGCTTCAGGGAGAACCATGGCGGGCTGTCATTCCTGTGTCCAATATCTTTGAACGCTGTGAAATTGAAAAGCGCACACTGCCAAGTTTGCCGACAACCACACAAGAGCGTGCGGAGAATCTGTTGGAGATCCTCTTGTCCTATGGCTCGACACACGTGCGTACACATGTGGACATTTACCCGGAAGTAGGAATCTCCAATTTGGAATCAGTAAAAGCAGCATTAGCAACCTACGCGGATCGAGTCACCCACGAAATCGTGGCATTTCCGCAGCATGGCTTGTTGCGTACAGATGCAAAAGCACTCTTGCGTGAAGCATTGCGCCAAGGAGCGACTCATGTCGGGGGCGTAGACCCAGCTAATGTGGATGGTGATATAGAAGAATCCTTGCACCAAATGATGGAGCTGGCGGTAGAAGCAAACGCAGGTGTGGACTTGCATTTGCATGACCCGGGACATTTGGGAACCTACACGATGAAGCGGCTGGCAGCAATGACCGTAGACGCTGGCTGGCAAGGCCGCGTAGCGATCAGCCATGCGTTTGCGCTCGGAGACATCCCTGTGCAAGAAGCAGAGGAGATGGCGACGATCCTGCGGGAAGCAGGCATTACGATCATCACCAGCGTGCCATTTAGCCGCGTCATTCCACCTGTGCAGCTGTTGCACCAAAATGGCGTAGACGTTGCGGTCGGCTGCGACAACATTTTTGACACGTGGCAGCCATACGGAAATGGCGATGTGCTGGAGCGCCTCTGGCGACTGGCAGAACGCAATCGTTGGCTGGACGAGCTGTCGCTGTCTCAATCGCTGCGTTTTATCACAGGTGGCAAAACGACGCTGGATGCCAACGGAACACAGCTGTGGCCTGCACAAGGGGAAGACGCTAGCCTGATCCTCGTGGATGCGACCTGCTCGGCAGAAGCGATCGCGCGCCGTGCAGATCGACACGCTGTATTCTTCAAAGGCAATCTCGCTTCTGGTCAAGTGGAAGAAGTGAACGTTTAA
- a CDS encoding efflux RND transporter periplasmic adaptor subunit — protein MSMNWRTVVSRNSKLKWAYVTVFLLLTGCSLFPKEEEVLAPPLVEPSPIKYEVAEVLQGTIVKSVKGNASFTTVKTAELSFPETKGLRLKSFSVQGGDQVKKGQVLAELDAAEMERAIESARYEVEKAKLELLEAQQDNHYEVESAKLDVLKAEMNAKVNETKLAKIELEKAQLDLAKLQDPKKRQYVVERARLNVKQKEMDLKNLQQRWNETKLISPFDGIVLFTSNEQVGDEVEAHQKLVTIGDPNKLFVVYTAPEKEALQDVREGMKVILSGKDGENGEGTVVQTPLHVPSNLPEDLTKLYQRSLLISPKIPPKGLEIGTGVSIEVIVDKQDQALIIPRKALHELLGRKYVRVLDGNSKKEVDVETGIMTQTEIEIRKGLSAGQLVILE, from the coding sequence ATGTCTATGAATTGGAGGACGGTCGTATCAAGGAATAGCAAATTAAAATGGGCGTACGTAACCGTTTTCCTTTTGTTGACGGGTTGCTCCTTATTCCCTAAGGAAGAGGAGGTTCTGGCTCCGCCATTAGTCGAGCCGTCACCTATCAAATACGAGGTAGCAGAAGTTTTGCAAGGGACGATCGTAAAAAGTGTGAAAGGAAACGCCTCTTTCACGACCGTGAAAACGGCGGAGCTCTCTTTCCCAGAGACGAAGGGACTGCGGCTGAAGTCGTTCTCTGTCCAAGGAGGCGATCAGGTGAAAAAAGGACAGGTGCTTGCTGAATTGGATGCGGCTGAAATGGAAAGGGCGATTGAGTCGGCCCGGTATGAAGTGGAGAAGGCAAAGCTGGAGCTGCTTGAAGCCCAGCAGGATAATCACTACGAAGTCGAATCCGCAAAGCTGGACGTTTTGAAGGCAGAGATGAACGCCAAGGTAAACGAGACCAAGCTAGCCAAGATCGAATTGGAAAAGGCTCAGCTAGACTTGGCGAAATTGCAGGATCCCAAGAAGCGGCAGTACGTGGTCGAGCGTGCCAGGCTGAACGTAAAGCAAAAAGAGATGGACTTGAAGAACCTGCAACAGCGTTGGAACGAGACCAAGCTGATCTCGCCCTTTGACGGCATCGTGCTTTTTACAAGCAACGAGCAGGTAGGAGATGAGGTGGAAGCGCATCAAAAGTTGGTAACGATAGGCGATCCGAACAAGCTGTTCGTGGTGTATACCGCTCCTGAGAAAGAGGCTCTGCAAGACGTTCGAGAAGGAATGAAGGTCATTCTCTCGGGCAAAGACGGCGAAAATGGCGAGGGGACAGTTGTTCAGACACCCCTGCATGTCCCATCCAATTTACCAGAGGATTTGACGAAGCTGTATCAGAGAAGTTTGCTGATTTCACCGAAAATTCCCCCGAAGGGCTTGGAGATCGGGACAGGAGTCAGTATCGAAGTAATTGTGGACAAGCAGGATCAGGCGCTCATCATACCGAGAAAAGCACTTCATGAACTATTGGGCAGGAAGTACGTGCGGGTGCTCGACGGGAATAGCAAGAAGGAAGTGGACGTGGAGACCGGCATCATGACCCAGACGGAGATTGAGATTCGCAAAGGTCTTTCGGCAGGCCAACTGGTTATTTTGGAATAG
- a CDS encoding amidohydrolase family protein, whose product MSTAYWITNVRLESGYRKENDKVVATDTEVAHLLIEDGRILQIVNGAAPQTELPTKDASGLLALPSFRDMHIHIDKTYYGGPWKAVTPVKNILGRLEEESQLMPKLLPTAQERAEKMLELLLSAGSTHIRSHCNIDPYIGLKNLEATMAALETFSGRLQCEVVAFPQQGLLRSNQVENIRQALKMGATYVGGVDPATVDQNIEKSLATIFELAVEANAPIDVHLHDPDHLGVFTFKRLAKMTEEAGWQGRVTISHANSLADISLEEAGEVAEMLAGLGISITSTVPVNRGTIPIPLLHEKGVSVSLGDDSITDHWSPFGQGDSLEKAGRLAERFRMQDERSLSQALGFITGGKTPLDKEGNRLWPNVGDEADIVFVHASSAAEAVARRAKRQAVMFRGNVVSGAL is encoded by the coding sequence ATGTCTACAGCCTATTGGATAACCAACGTCCGCTTGGAGAGCGGATACCGCAAAGAAAATGACAAGGTGGTTGCTACAGATACTGAAGTGGCGCATCTATTAATAGAAGACGGACGAATTCTACAGATCGTGAATGGAGCTGCTCCACAAACCGAGCTGCCAACGAAGGATGCCAGCGGTCTGTTGGCCCTGCCGTCATTTCGGGATATGCACATCCACATCGACAAAACGTACTATGGCGGCCCTTGGAAAGCAGTGACACCAGTAAAAAACATCTTGGGTCGACTGGAAGAAGAGAGCCAGCTCATGCCAAAGCTGTTGCCAACAGCCCAAGAGCGCGCAGAAAAAATGCTGGAATTGCTGCTGTCCGCAGGCTCCACCCATATTCGCTCCCATTGTAATATCGATCCGTATATCGGACTCAAAAACCTGGAAGCGACCATGGCAGCTCTGGAAACCTTCAGCGGCAGATTGCAGTGCGAGGTCGTTGCCTTCCCGCAGCAAGGTCTTCTGCGAAGCAACCAAGTGGAGAACATCCGCCAAGCCTTGAAAATGGGCGCGACCTACGTTGGTGGTGTAGACCCGGCAACCGTCGATCAAAACATCGAGAAATCGCTCGCTACCATTTTTGAGCTGGCAGTCGAAGCGAATGCACCAATCGATGTTCACTTGCATGACCCGGATCATCTCGGGGTGTTTACATTCAAGCGTCTGGCTAAAATGACCGAAGAAGCAGGCTGGCAAGGTCGCGTTACCATCAGCCATGCCAACTCCCTTGCCGACATCAGCCTGGAAGAAGCAGGCGAAGTAGCGGAAATGCTCGCTGGCTTGGGCATTTCGATTACTTCCACTGTACCCGTGAACAGAGGAACAATTCCGATCCCATTGCTGCATGAGAAAGGCGTTTCGGTCTCTCTCGGTGACGACAGTATTACTGATCACTGGTCGCCATTTGGACAAGGCGACAGCTTGGAAAAAGCGGGCCGCTTGGCAGAGCGCTTCCGTATGCAGGACGAGCGTTCCCTGTCTCAAGCACTGGGCTTCATTACAGGCGGGAAGACGCCGCTGGATAAAGAGGGCAACCGCCTATGGCCGAATGTTGGCGATGAGGCGGATATCGTATTCGTTCATGCATCCTCGGCAGCAGAGGCTGTTGCACGTCGTGCGAAGCGCCAAGCAGTCATGTTCCGCGGGAATGTCGTTTCTGGGGCTTTGTAA
- a CDS encoding ABC transporter ATP-binding protein, protein MPEQQDIILDVRNLQTHFFTDDGVSKAVDGVDFSLNRGETLGLVGESGCGKSITSLSILRLIASPPGKIVGGEILFKGQDLTKKSETDMRAIRGNEISMIFQEPMTSLNPVYSVGEQIAEVLRLHQNMGRKEAWDKAVDMLRLVGIPSPEKRATQEPHELSGGMRQRVMIAMALACRPEILIADEPTTALDVTIQAQILELMKKLQVEMGMSIIMITHDLGVVAETCDRVAVMYAGKVVEYTTAQNLFANPRHPYTVGLMNSLPRLDEDVEELQAIKGNVPSPFNMPVGCRFAPRCPHATELCNTKLPELLEYADGSKVRCWMYTSEWDGDTKTATEVGV, encoded by the coding sequence ATGCCGGAGCAACAAGATATCATCCTGGACGTTCGCAATCTGCAAACGCATTTTTTCACAGACGATGGCGTCAGTAAAGCAGTGGACGGCGTTGATTTCTCTCTAAATAGAGGAGAGACACTCGGTCTGGTAGGAGAATCGGGCTGTGGAAAAAGTATCACTTCCCTCTCGATCCTGCGTTTGATTGCCAGTCCTCCGGGAAAAATTGTAGGAGGAGAAATCCTTTTCAAAGGGCAAGACCTGACGAAGAAATCCGAGACAGACATGCGCGCGATCCGCGGGAACGAGATTTCGATGATTTTCCAAGAGCCTATGACCTCGCTCAATCCGGTTTATTCGGTTGGGGAGCAAATCGCAGAAGTATTGCGCCTGCACCAAAATATGGGACGGAAGGAAGCGTGGGACAAAGCAGTAGACATGCTGCGTCTGGTCGGTATTCCTTCCCCGGAAAAACGCGCGACGCAAGAGCCGCATGAATTGTCTGGGGGTATGCGCCAACGCGTTATGATCGCGATGGCTCTCGCCTGCCGCCCGGAAATTTTGATCGCGGATGAACCGACGACGGCTTTGGATGTTACCATTCAGGCTCAGATTCTCGAGCTGATGAAAAAGCTGCAAGTCGAAATGGGCATGAGCATCATCATGATTACTCACGATCTTGGCGTCGTTGCTGAAACATGCGATCGCGTCGCGGTCATGTACGCGGGAAAGGTCGTGGAGTACACGACTGCACAAAACCTGTTCGCGAATCCACGCCATCCCTATACAGTAGGGCTGATGAACTCCCTCCCCCGTCTGGATGAGGACGTGGAAGAGCTGCAAGCGATTAAAGGGAACGTACCAAGTCCGTTCAACATGCCAGTTGGATGCCGATTCGCTCCGCGTTGCCCGCATGCAACAGAGCTGTGCAATACGAAGCTTCCCGAGCTCTTGGAGTATGCAGACGGAAGCAAAGTACGCTGCTGGATGTATACGTCTGAGTGGGACGGCGACACCAAGACTGCTACGGAAGTGGGGGTATGA
- the nikB gene encoding nickel ABC transporter permease yields MFVYIIRRLLQMIPVLLGVILVVFLIMQMVPGDPAVLLAGEGASEETIAKMRTQLGLDQPIMVQYAQYVANVFQGDLGTSLRSNLPVWDEIMARLPATIELAIASIFVTVVLGMIAGIISATKQYSAADITIMVIALLGVSLPSFWLGLSLIYTFSVKLQLFPVAGWGTWKHMILPAITLGTAGAAIVARMTRSSMLDVVRQDYIRTAKAKGLRETVIIYKHALKNALIPIITVVGLQFGFLLGGTVLVESVFAINGLGRLIVDAIRMRDLPVVQGGVLIASIIFVFVNLLVDVLYRYFNKRIDLN; encoded by the coding sequence ATGTTTGTTTACATTATCCGTCGCCTGCTGCAGATGATTCCCGTCCTGCTCGGTGTCATTCTGGTCGTCTTTTTGATCATGCAAATGGTTCCTGGCGACCCAGCTGTATTGCTCGCCGGAGAAGGCGCTTCTGAGGAAACCATCGCGAAAATGCGCACACAGCTCGGCTTGGATCAGCCGATCATGGTTCAATACGCGCAATATGTCGCCAACGTGTTCCAAGGCGATCTAGGTACATCACTTCGCTCTAATCTTCCCGTGTGGGATGAAATCATGGCGCGCTTGCCCGCTACCATCGAACTCGCCATTGCCAGTATTTTTGTAACGGTTGTCCTCGGAATGATCGCAGGTATCATCTCTGCTACCAAGCAATACTCTGCTGCTGATATTACGATCATGGTTATTGCCTTGCTCGGTGTATCCTTGCCAAGCTTTTGGCTCGGCTTGAGCTTGATCTACACGTTCTCCGTCAAGCTGCAGCTCTTCCCGGTCGCAGGCTGGGGCACCTGGAAGCACATGATTTTGCCAGCGATCACACTCGGTACCGCTGGGGCTGCTATCGTTGCTCGTATGACTCGCTCCAGTATGCTCGACGTCGTGCGTCAAGACTATATACGCACAGCAAAAGCAAAAGGCTTGCGTGAAACAGTCATCATTTACAAGCATGCTTTGAAAAACGCATTGATCCCGATTATTACCGTCGTCGGCTTGCAGTTCGGTTTCCTTTTGGGTGGTACGGTTCTCGTAGAATCTGTATTTGCCATCAACGGTTTGGGCCGTCTGATCGTCGATGCGATCCGCATGCGTGATTTGCCCGTCGTACAAGGCGGCGTACTGATCGCTTCCATTATCTTCGTGTTCGTGAACCTGCTCGTCGATGTATTGTATCGCTACTTTAATAAACGAATTGATCTGAACTAA